AATAAACTTGATCTTAGGTAATTGTTTTATAAAATCGTAATCATTATCAAGGCTATTACGAATATTTAACAGTTCAGTAATATAATACTGGTAATTATTTCTAATATAATTGAGGTTAGTTGTTATAATATTTTAACCCTCCTTAAAATAATATATTCTATAATACAAATAAGGAATTCGGTTGTAACAACTGCGATGGCTGCACCAATAGACCCTAATAGTATTATTAATCCAACTAATATGATAACATTGAAGATTCCAGCGAAAACAATTATTTTTGAAAACTTTTCTTTATAACCAAATGCTACCAATCCTTGAATTCCAAGCACATTATTTATTCCAACTGCGAAAACAGTGAAAATTAGAATTTGCAATATGGGTATACTTTGAGCGTAATTTTCACCAGCTAATAATTTTATTAATATTGGCGCACATAATGCAACAACTATTGATAATATAAATGTTAGGGTTCCCATAACTATTAAGATCTTTTTTAAATCTTTTTTTGCTTTGATTGGATTTTCAGATTGCAATCTGGAAATATAGGGATAAATTGCTTGGCTTATAGGACTTATTAAACCTTTGAATGCGCTTGTAAGTGTTTCAGCCACAGTGTAATATCCCAAAACAGCATCACTTACAAATAGGCCTAGAATAAATCGTGTTGATGTTAAGTAAAGACTTGATCCCAAAGTAGAAATATACAAATGGAATCCCTCTTTAAATTGATGAATTATATCATCTAAGGTTGGCCTTATAAATTTAACATTAAATTCTTTGTTTATAAGTCTTAAGGAAACTAATCCTATTATGAGGCTTCCAAATGAATTTATTAATGGAACATATAAATAATCTGATGATTCTTTTACAAATACGAATATTGAAAGTGTGTAAATTATACTTGTTCCAATATTTAGTATAGTTATATACCTCATTTTTTCCATACCTTGAAATAACCAATTTGTGAGGAGTAAATCTCTTCCAATAAGTATTCCAAATGTAAAATAGTATAAAATCCAGTTACTTCTGAAAATATCAAAACTAAAAACAATGATTGTCATTATAATTAAACTTATTGTCATTAAAATTATTTTCACGATGAAAATTGAACTAAAAATCTCAGAGATTTTATCATCATTATCTCTATTTAACGAAACTTCTCTTGTCGCAGATAAATTAAATCCATAATCTGTGAAAGTTTGGAAATATGTTATAAAAGCGGCCGCAAATGCAATTTGTCCATATTTATCTGGTCCAAGAACTCTTGTCAAATAGGGGAATGTTATTAATGGTAAAATATAGGTTAATCCCTGCAAACTGAATAATGAAACTATATTTTCTATAATTCTTTTATAATTTTCATTATTTAATATTTTTTTTAGATATTTTATCATATAATCCCTATAAACTATTATAATTATAATTATTAAGAATAAAATCGAAATTTAGCTTTGACATCAAAAAAAGCCAGTTATGATATTTTCTATTTTCGTAGATGCATTTCCATCACCAAATATATTCTTATATTTATTTGAGGTTTGGAATGTTCTAATGGCATTTATTATCTTGTCGCTATTGATAAAACCATTATTCACATTATCAAAAATTTTATTTTCTCCTTGTTGGACTGTTTCAGGCCACCCTGTAGATGTATCAACAGTAATACAAGGGACTTTAGCAAAATAGGCTTCTTTTTGTAAACCACCTGAATCCGTCACAATTATTTTTGAATTTTTTGTAATAAATAACATATCTAAATATCCAACTGGTTTAATGAGATGTATGTTGGGGGATTTGATTAATGTGTCCATTAATTCATATTCTGTCAAAAACTTTTTAGTCCGTGGATGTAATGGGAATAAAATATCTGTTTCCTTTGAAATTATTAAAAGTGCATCAACTATATTTCTTAAGTTTTTTTCCACATCAGTATTCCTTGCTCTATGGATAGTTACCAGAATATAATCCTTTTTTTCCAAATTCAATGTATCCAATATTTGTGAACCTTTTTCGGCTTTTTTAAGGAAATATTTGAAGTTATCCAGCATAACGTCTCCGGTTAAGTAGACTCCTTCAAATAAACCTTCTTTATTCAGATTTTCCATAGCTCTTACTGTTGGGGCGAATAAGAGGGTTGAAATATGGTCCGTCATGACTCGATTTATCTCTTCAGGAACTGATTTATCATACATCCGGGGGCCTGCTTCAACATGAGCTATAGGAATTTGTAATTTGGCTGCAGATAAAGCACCGGCCAATGTAGAATTTGTATCTCCATATAATAAAACAAGATCCGGATTTTCAGATGATAGTAATTTCTCTATTTCTATCATCATTAGACCAGTCTGATGAGCATGGCTACTGGATCCAATTCCCAAATTGTAATCCGGTTGAGGGATTCCCATTTCTTCAAAAAAAACTTCTGATAATCTTTTATCATAATGTTGACCCGTATGAATAAGAACTTCTGTATGATTTTTCCTCAATTCTTTAGAAACTAGAGCTGCCTTTATGAATTGTGGTCTTGCACCTAAAACTGTAAAAATTTTCATGTAAACCCTCTAATTATCAAAAAATTCCAAAATACAATCAATTACATATTTTTGCTCTTCTTTTTCCAATTCTGGAAATATTGGTAATGATAAAACTTCTTGACAGGCCTTTTCACTATTTGCAAAATCTCCATCTTTATAATTTAAAGGGGAGAAACAAGGCTGTAGATGGAGTGGTAGGGGGTAATAAATGGCAGTACTAACCCCTTTATTTTCTAAAAATTGTTTTAAAGCATCCCTTTGAGAGTTTCCAATCCTTATTGTGTATTGATTAAAAACATGTTTTTGATTTTCAGGGGTGTAAGGTATTTTCAATCCTTCAACATTCATTAAAGATTTATTATAAAATTTGGCATTTTTTATCCTTTCATCTGTCCATTTGTCTAAGTAATCTAATTTAACATTTAGAATGGCTGCTTGGATAGCATCTAACCGGCTATTGTAACCGATAACATGGTGATAATATTTAGGTTTGGAACCATGCACTCTTAATGTTCGAATTTTATCTGCTAGTTCATCATCATTGGTGGTAATTACCCCTCCATCCCCAAAACCCCCAAGATTTTTTGAGGGGAAAAAACTAAAACATGTAGTTCCCATTGATCCTATTTTAGATCCATGGTAATTAGCGCCAATGGCTTGAGCTGCATCTTCTATTAAAGCCAAATTATTATCTTCTACTAATTCAATGATAGTTTCCATTTCTGAGGATAAACCAAAAAGGTGAACCGGTATGATTGCTTCAATATCCTTATTTTGCTTGAGAGTTTTCTCAATTTCATGGGGATTTATATTGTAAGTTTCTGAATCAATGTCGACAAACTGTGTAATTCCCCCTGCATTATGAATCGCGCCAGCAGTAGCAAAAAATGTGAAAGGAGATGTGATAACTTTTTTTGATATATCCTGTGCTCGCAATGATAATAAAAGTGCGTCAGTTCCACTGGCAACACCAATTGCATTCTTTGTGCCACAATATTTTGATATTCGATCTTCAAAATCTGCAACTATATCTCCCAATATAAAGCTTTGAGAATCTATGACTTCTTGAATTGAATAGTCTATTTTTGATTTGATTGTTTGATATTGTCTTTTAAGATCAAGTAGTGGCACATTCATTGTATTATCCTCACAATATCCATTGATTTTTCATATTTTTTCCCACAACTACAAGTTGCTAAGTTATGTGTGAATTTTAGTTTTAGGCCACATTCACAAATCCAACCTATTTTTTTGGCCGGATTTCCTACAACTATTGCATAGTTGGGAACATTCTTTGTTACAACTGCACCTGCACCAATAAGGGAATATTTGCCTATTTCATTACCACAGACAATGGTCGAATTAGCACCGATAGTTGCTCCTTTTTTGATTAAAGTTTTTTTAAATTCATTTTTACGTGATATGAAACTCCTAGGGTTAGTTACATTAGTGAGAACCATTGATGGACCTAAAAAAACATCGTCTTCCACTTCAACACCAGTATAAACTGAAACATTATTTTGTATTTTAACATTGTTTCCAATAATTACTTCAGGTCCTATCATAACATTTTGGCCAATGTTACAGCTTTCACCAATCTTAGCTCCAGCCATTACATGTGAGAAATGCCATATTTTGGTTTTTACACCAATTTCGCAGGGTAAATCTATTATGGAACTTGGATGTACGGAATAAGATTCACTTTGAATTCTTACATTTTCCCCTTGATTCTCTAATGATCTTTGGGATTTTTCTAAAACTTCAAGAACTCTTAATCCTTCTTTACCATCAGTTTCAGGGGATTTTCTTGATTTTATACAATTTAAGAAGTGTTTACATTCTTCTTTCAATGGTTCTTTTTTTTCAATTTTTATGATCTCTGCGTCTTTTTTGTGTGGTACTGGAATTCTATTAACCCATTCTATTTCATGAGGGTATATTGAAAGTTTTTCAGAAGAGACATCATCAAAAACAGCCATTTTTTTACTTCCAACCACCACTAATTTTTGTTCT
This window of the Methanobacterium formicicum DSM 3637 genome carries:
- a CDS encoding flippase, with product MIKYLKKILNNENYKRIIENIVSLFSLQGLTYILPLITFPYLTRVLGPDKYGQIAFAAAFITYFQTFTDYGFNLSATREVSLNRDNDDKISEIFSSIFIVKIILMTISLIIMTIIVFSFDIFRSNWILYYFTFGILIGRDLLLTNWLFQGMEKMRYITILNIGTSIIYTLSIFVFVKESSDYLYVPLINSFGSLIIGLVSLRLINKEFNVKFIRPTLDDIIHQFKEGFHLYISTLGSSLYLTSTRFILGLFVSDAVLGYYTVAETLTSAFKGLISPISQAIYPYISRLQSENPIKAKKDLKKILIVMGTLTFILSIVVALCAPILIKLLAGENYAQSIPILQILIFTVFAVGINNVLGIQGLVAFGYKEKFSKIIVFAGIFNVIILVGLIILLGSIGAAIAVVTTEFLICIIEYIILRRVKIL
- the wecB gene encoding non-hydrolyzing UDP-N-acetylglucosamine 2-epimerase, with amino-acid sequence MKIFTVLGARPQFIKAALVSKELRKNHTEVLIHTGQHYDKRLSEVFFEEMGIPQPDYNLGIGSSSHAHQTGLMMIEIEKLLSSENPDLVLLYGDTNSTLAGALSAAKLQIPIAHVEAGPRMYDKSVPEEINRVMTDHISTLLFAPTVRAMENLNKEGLFEGVYLTGDVMLDNFKYFLKKAEKGSQILDTLNLEKKDYILVTIHRARNTDVEKNLRNIVDALLIISKETDILFPLHPRTKKFLTEYELMDTLIKSPNIHLIKPVGYLDMLFITKNSKIIVTDSGGLQKEAYFAKVPCITVDTSTGWPETVQQGENKIFDNVNNGFINSDKIINAIRTFQTSNKYKNIFGDGNASTKIENIITGFF
- a CDS encoding DegT/DnrJ/EryC1/StrS aminotransferase family protein; its protein translation is MNVPLLDLKRQYQTIKSKIDYSIQEVIDSQSFILGDIVADFEDRISKYCGTKNAIGVASGTDALLLSLRAQDISKKVITSPFTFFATAGAIHNAGGITQFVDIDSETYNINPHEIEKTLKQNKDIEAIIPVHLFGLSSEMETIIELVEDNNLALIEDAAQAIGANYHGSKIGSMGTTCFSFFPSKNLGGFGDGGVITTNDDELADKIRTLRVHGSKPKYYHHVIGYNSRLDAIQAAILNVKLDYLDKWTDERIKNAKFYNKSLMNVEGLKIPYTPENQKHVFNQYTIRIGNSQRDALKQFLENKGVSTAIYYPLPLHLQPCFSPLNYKDGDFANSEKACQEVLSLPIFPELEKEEQKYVIDCILEFFDN
- a CDS encoding Gfo/Idh/MocA family oxidoreductase; this encodes MKTKIAVVGSGYWGKNLVRNFHDLNALKTICDLDEVMLNEYKLKYPEVKTTTSFQDIIEDNEIKGVVISTPAILHYKMVKEALKCGKDVFVEKPLSLDVNEGKELVKIASENKNILMVGHILHYHPAIKKLKQMINHGELGQIQYIYSNRLNLGKFRTEENILWSFAPHDISIILMLLNEMPIKISCHQGTYLNKNIPDVTMTMMEFSSAVRAHIFVSWLHPYKEQKLVVVGSKKMAVFDDVSSEKLSIYPHEIEWVNRIPVPHKKDAEIIKIEKKEPLKEECKHFLNCIKSRKSPETDGKEGLRVLEVLEKSQRSLENQGENVRIQSESYSVHPSSIIDLPCEIGVKTKIWHFSHVMAGAKIGESCNIGQNVMIGPEVIIGNNVKIQNNVSVYTGVEVEDDVFLGPSMVLTNVTNPRSFISRKNEFKKTLIKKGATIGANSTIVCGNEIGKYSLIGAGAVVTKNVPNYAIVVGNPAKKIGWICECGLKLKFTHNLATCSCGKKYEKSMDIVRIIQ